In a genomic window of Amblyomma americanum isolate KBUSLIRL-KWMA chromosome 4, ASM5285725v1, whole genome shotgun sequence:
- the LOC144128360 gene encoding nucleosome assembly protein 1-like 1-A isoform X8 has protein sequence MNATAFFGTELIFTMAEPAREPEAGEGNEADIEDVEESEKKKGARLTAEMMKDPKILAALQSKLGVLAGASSGYIENLPACVKRRIKALKKLHVECAKVEAQFHMEVYALECKYFKLYQPFYDKRHQITMGKVEPTDEECDFHTDSDKEEDEITEGVKKADINEKGDEKKEETVVGIPEFWLTTLKNLDLVVDMIQEHDEEILKHLIDIKVRNLEPPGPPLGFALDFHFEPNDFFSNTVLTKTYEVKCEVDDSDPLSFEGPDIVSCKGCTIDWKKGKNVTVKTLKKKQKHKSKGTVRFVTKTVQKDSFFNFFSPPSEAAGEQLDEDTQALLAADFEIGHVLKERVVPRAVLYFTGEALQEDEYDEDEEDMDDEEDDDDQNEFLDEDDENDPDFVPKSTKKGEPPAECKQQ, from the exons ATGAATGCTACTGCGTTCTTTGGGACGG AACTTATTTTCACGATGGCAGAGCCTGCTCG GGAACCGGAAGCTGGTGAGGGCAATGAAGCAGACATTGAGGATGTGGAGGAgagtgaaaagaagaaaggag CCCGGTTGACAGCAGAGATGATGAAAGACCCCAAAATATTGGCAGCTCTACAGTCTAAACTTGGTGTTCTGGCTGGCGCAAGTTCTGGTTACATTGAGAA TCTCCCGGCCTGTGTAAAGCGACGCATCAAGGCCCTCAAGAAGTTGCATGTTGAGTGTGCCAAGGTGGAGGCCCAGTTTCACATGGAGGTCTATGCACTCGAGTGCAAGTACTTCAAGCTGTACCAGCCCTTCTACGACAag AGGCACCAGATCACAATGGGCAAGGTGGAACCCACTGACGAGGAGTGCGACTTTCACACAGACTCTGACAAAGAGGAAGACGAGATTACG gaaggtgtgaagaaggcCGACATCAATGAGAAGGGAGATGAGAAGAAAGAAG AAACCGTGGTGGGCATTCCAGAGTTCTGGCTAACGACACTGAAGAACTTGGATCTTGTTGTAGACATGATTCAG GAGCATGATGAGGAGATCCTAAAGCACCTTATAGACATCAAGGTTCGCAACCTGGAGCCCCCAGGCCCCCCACTG GGCTTCGCGCTGGATTTCCACTTTGAGCCCAATGACTTCTTCTCCAACACAGTACTCACAAAAACATACGAAGTGAAGTGTGAAGTGGACGACAGTGACCCGCTCTCTTTTGAGGGACCAGACATTGTGAGCTGCAAGGG GTGCACGATCGACTGGAAGAAAGGCAAGAATGTGACAGTgaagaccctgaaaaagaagcagaAGCACAAGAGCAAGGGTACAGTGCGTTTTGTGACGAAGACTGTGCAGAAGGACTCGTTCTTCAACTTCTTCAGCCCACCCAGCGAGGCAGCTGGCGAGCAGCTGGACGAGGACACACAGGCACTGCTGGCTGCCGACTTTGAGATTGGCCACGTGCTCAAGGAGCGGGTTGTGCCCCGCGCCGTGCTCTACTTCACGGGGGAGGCCCTCCAGGAGGACGAG tatgatgaagatgaagaagataTGGATGATGAAGAGGATGATGATGACCAGAATGAGTTCCTTGATGAAGATGACGAAAACGACCCAGACTTCGTACCCAAG AGCACCAAGAAAGGGGAGCCTCCAGCAGAGTGCAAGCAGCAGTAA
- the LOC144128360 gene encoding nucleosome assembly protein 1-like 1-A isoform X2: protein MNATAFFGTELIFTMAEPAREPEAGEGNEADIEDVEESEKKKGGTVVPSCFVYPALHHGTARLTAEMMKDPKILAALQSKLGVLAGASSGYIENLPACVKRRIKALKKLHVECAKVEAQFHMEVYALECKYFKLYQPFYDKRHQITMGKVEPTDEECDFHTDSDKEEDEITEGVKKADINEKGDEKKEETVVGIPEFWLTTLKNLDLVVDMIQEHDEEILKHLIDIKVRNLEPPGPPLGFALDFHFEPNDFFSNTVLTKTYEVKCEVDDSDPLSFEGPDIVSCKGCTIDWKKGKNVTVKTLKKKQKHKSKGTVRFVTKTVQKDSFFNFFSPPSEAAGEQLDEDTQALLAADFEIGHVLKERVVPRAVLYFTGEALQEDEYDEDEEDMDDEEDDDDQNEFLDEDDENDPDFVPKSTKKGEPPAECKQQ from the exons ATGAATGCTACTGCGTTCTTTGGGACGG AACTTATTTTCACGATGGCAGAGCCTGCTCG GGAACCGGAAGCTGGTGAGGGCAATGAAGCAGACATTGAGGATGTGGAGGAgagtgaaaagaagaaaggag ggacagtggtgccatCGTGTTTTGTATACCCCGCCCTTCATCATGGGACAG CCCGGTTGACAGCAGAGATGATGAAAGACCCCAAAATATTGGCAGCTCTACAGTCTAAACTTGGTGTTCTGGCTGGCGCAAGTTCTGGTTACATTGAGAA TCTCCCGGCCTGTGTAAAGCGACGCATCAAGGCCCTCAAGAAGTTGCATGTTGAGTGTGCCAAGGTGGAGGCCCAGTTTCACATGGAGGTCTATGCACTCGAGTGCAAGTACTTCAAGCTGTACCAGCCCTTCTACGACAag AGGCACCAGATCACAATGGGCAAGGTGGAACCCACTGACGAGGAGTGCGACTTTCACACAGACTCTGACAAAGAGGAAGACGAGATTACG gaaggtgtgaagaaggcCGACATCAATGAGAAGGGAGATGAGAAGAAAGAAG AAACCGTGGTGGGCATTCCAGAGTTCTGGCTAACGACACTGAAGAACTTGGATCTTGTTGTAGACATGATTCAG GAGCATGATGAGGAGATCCTAAAGCACCTTATAGACATCAAGGTTCGCAACCTGGAGCCCCCAGGCCCCCCACTG GGCTTCGCGCTGGATTTCCACTTTGAGCCCAATGACTTCTTCTCCAACACAGTACTCACAAAAACATACGAAGTGAAGTGTGAAGTGGACGACAGTGACCCGCTCTCTTTTGAGGGACCAGACATTGTGAGCTGCAAGGG GTGCACGATCGACTGGAAGAAAGGCAAGAATGTGACAGTgaagaccctgaaaaagaagcagaAGCACAAGAGCAAGGGTACAGTGCGTTTTGTGACGAAGACTGTGCAGAAGGACTCGTTCTTCAACTTCTTCAGCCCACCCAGCGAGGCAGCTGGCGAGCAGCTGGACGAGGACACACAGGCACTGCTGGCTGCCGACTTTGAGATTGGCCACGTGCTCAAGGAGCGGGTTGTGCCCCGCGCCGTGCTCTACTTCACGGGGGAGGCCCTCCAGGAGGACGAG tatgatgaagatgaagaagataTGGATGATGAAGAGGATGATGATGACCAGAATGAGTTCCTTGATGAAGATGACGAAAACGACCCAGACTTCGTACCCAAG AGCACCAAGAAAGGGGAGCCTCCAGCAGAGTGCAAGCAGCAGTAA
- the LOC144128360 gene encoding nucleosome assembly protein 1-like 1-A isoform X5, with amino-acid sequence MAEPAREPEAGEGNEADIEDVEESEKKKGGELSASQTGTVVPSCFVYPALHHGTARLTAEMMKDPKILAALQSKLGVLAGASSGYIENLPACVKRRIKALKKLHVECAKVEAQFHMEVYALECKYFKLYQPFYDKRHQITMGKVEPTDEECDFHTDSDKEEDEITEGVKKADINEKGDEKKEETVVGIPEFWLTTLKNLDLVVDMIQEHDEEILKHLIDIKVRNLEPPGPPLGFALDFHFEPNDFFSNTVLTKTYEVKCEVDDSDPLSFEGPDIVSCKGCTIDWKKGKNVTVKTLKKKQKHKSKGTVRFVTKTVQKDSFFNFFSPPSEAAGEQLDEDTQALLAADFEIGHVLKERVVPRAVLYFTGEALQEDEYDEDEEDMDDEEDDDDQNEFLDEDDENDPDFVPKSTKKGEPPAECKQQ; translated from the exons ATGGCAGAGCCTGCTCG GGAACCGGAAGCTGGTGAGGGCAATGAAGCAGACATTGAGGATGTGGAGGAgagtgaaaagaagaaaggaggtgAGCTCTCTGCATCTCAGACCG ggacagtggtgccatCGTGTTTTGTATACCCCGCCCTTCATCATGGGACAG CCCGGTTGACAGCAGAGATGATGAAAGACCCCAAAATATTGGCAGCTCTACAGTCTAAACTTGGTGTTCTGGCTGGCGCAAGTTCTGGTTACATTGAGAA TCTCCCGGCCTGTGTAAAGCGACGCATCAAGGCCCTCAAGAAGTTGCATGTTGAGTGTGCCAAGGTGGAGGCCCAGTTTCACATGGAGGTCTATGCACTCGAGTGCAAGTACTTCAAGCTGTACCAGCCCTTCTACGACAag AGGCACCAGATCACAATGGGCAAGGTGGAACCCACTGACGAGGAGTGCGACTTTCACACAGACTCTGACAAAGAGGAAGACGAGATTACG gaaggtgtgaagaaggcCGACATCAATGAGAAGGGAGATGAGAAGAAAGAAG AAACCGTGGTGGGCATTCCAGAGTTCTGGCTAACGACACTGAAGAACTTGGATCTTGTTGTAGACATGATTCAG GAGCATGATGAGGAGATCCTAAAGCACCTTATAGACATCAAGGTTCGCAACCTGGAGCCCCCAGGCCCCCCACTG GGCTTCGCGCTGGATTTCCACTTTGAGCCCAATGACTTCTTCTCCAACACAGTACTCACAAAAACATACGAAGTGAAGTGTGAAGTGGACGACAGTGACCCGCTCTCTTTTGAGGGACCAGACATTGTGAGCTGCAAGGG GTGCACGATCGACTGGAAGAAAGGCAAGAATGTGACAGTgaagaccctgaaaaagaagcagaAGCACAAGAGCAAGGGTACAGTGCGTTTTGTGACGAAGACTGTGCAGAAGGACTCGTTCTTCAACTTCTTCAGCCCACCCAGCGAGGCAGCTGGCGAGCAGCTGGACGAGGACACACAGGCACTGCTGGCTGCCGACTTTGAGATTGGCCACGTGCTCAAGGAGCGGGTTGTGCCCCGCGCCGTGCTCTACTTCACGGGGGAGGCCCTCCAGGAGGACGAG tatgatgaagatgaagaagataTGGATGATGAAGAGGATGATGATGACCAGAATGAGTTCCTTGATGAAGATGACGAAAACGACCCAGACTTCGTACCCAAG AGCACCAAGAAAGGGGAGCCTCCAGCAGAGTGCAAGCAGCAGTAA
- the LOC144128360 gene encoding nucleosome assembly protein 1-like 1-A isoform X6 — MNATAFFGTELIFTMAEPAREPEAGEGNEADIEDVEESEKKKGGELSASQTARLTAEMMKDPKILAALQSKLGVLAGASSGYIENLPACVKRRIKALKKLHVECAKVEAQFHMEVYALECKYFKLYQPFYDKRHQITMGKVEPTDEECDFHTDSDKEEDEITEGVKKADINEKGDEKKEETVVGIPEFWLTTLKNLDLVVDMIQEHDEEILKHLIDIKVRNLEPPGPPLGFALDFHFEPNDFFSNTVLTKTYEVKCEVDDSDPLSFEGPDIVSCKGCTIDWKKGKNVTVKTLKKKQKHKSKGTVRFVTKTVQKDSFFNFFSPPSEAAGEQLDEDTQALLAADFEIGHVLKERVVPRAVLYFTGEALQEDEYDEDEEDMDDEEDDDDQNEFLDEDDENDPDFVPKSTKKGEPPAECKQQ, encoded by the exons ATGAATGCTACTGCGTTCTTTGGGACGG AACTTATTTTCACGATGGCAGAGCCTGCTCG GGAACCGGAAGCTGGTGAGGGCAATGAAGCAGACATTGAGGATGTGGAGGAgagtgaaaagaagaaaggaggtgAGCTCTCTGCATCTCAGACCG CCCGGTTGACAGCAGAGATGATGAAAGACCCCAAAATATTGGCAGCTCTACAGTCTAAACTTGGTGTTCTGGCTGGCGCAAGTTCTGGTTACATTGAGAA TCTCCCGGCCTGTGTAAAGCGACGCATCAAGGCCCTCAAGAAGTTGCATGTTGAGTGTGCCAAGGTGGAGGCCCAGTTTCACATGGAGGTCTATGCACTCGAGTGCAAGTACTTCAAGCTGTACCAGCCCTTCTACGACAag AGGCACCAGATCACAATGGGCAAGGTGGAACCCACTGACGAGGAGTGCGACTTTCACACAGACTCTGACAAAGAGGAAGACGAGATTACG gaaggtgtgaagaaggcCGACATCAATGAGAAGGGAGATGAGAAGAAAGAAG AAACCGTGGTGGGCATTCCAGAGTTCTGGCTAACGACACTGAAGAACTTGGATCTTGTTGTAGACATGATTCAG GAGCATGATGAGGAGATCCTAAAGCACCTTATAGACATCAAGGTTCGCAACCTGGAGCCCCCAGGCCCCCCACTG GGCTTCGCGCTGGATTTCCACTTTGAGCCCAATGACTTCTTCTCCAACACAGTACTCACAAAAACATACGAAGTGAAGTGTGAAGTGGACGACAGTGACCCGCTCTCTTTTGAGGGACCAGACATTGTGAGCTGCAAGGG GTGCACGATCGACTGGAAGAAAGGCAAGAATGTGACAGTgaagaccctgaaaaagaagcagaAGCACAAGAGCAAGGGTACAGTGCGTTTTGTGACGAAGACTGTGCAGAAGGACTCGTTCTTCAACTTCTTCAGCCCACCCAGCGAGGCAGCTGGCGAGCAGCTGGACGAGGACACACAGGCACTGCTGGCTGCCGACTTTGAGATTGGCCACGTGCTCAAGGAGCGGGTTGTGCCCCGCGCCGTGCTCTACTTCACGGGGGAGGCCCTCCAGGAGGACGAG tatgatgaagatgaagaagataTGGATGATGAAGAGGATGATGATGACCAGAATGAGTTCCTTGATGAAGATGACGAAAACGACCCAGACTTCGTACCCAAG AGCACCAAGAAAGGGGAGCCTCCAGCAGAGTGCAAGCAGCAGTAA
- the LOC144128360 gene encoding nucleosome assembly protein 1-like 1-A isoform X7 — MAEPAREPEAGEGNEADIEDVEESEKKKGGTVVPSCFVYPALHHGTARLTAEMMKDPKILAALQSKLGVLAGASSGYIENLPACVKRRIKALKKLHVECAKVEAQFHMEVYALECKYFKLYQPFYDKRHQITMGKVEPTDEECDFHTDSDKEEDEITEGVKKADINEKGDEKKEETVVGIPEFWLTTLKNLDLVVDMIQEHDEEILKHLIDIKVRNLEPPGPPLGFALDFHFEPNDFFSNTVLTKTYEVKCEVDDSDPLSFEGPDIVSCKGCTIDWKKGKNVTVKTLKKKQKHKSKGTVRFVTKTVQKDSFFNFFSPPSEAAGEQLDEDTQALLAADFEIGHVLKERVVPRAVLYFTGEALQEDEYDEDEEDMDDEEDDDDQNEFLDEDDENDPDFVPKSTKKGEPPAECKQQ, encoded by the exons ATGGCAGAGCCTGCTCG GGAACCGGAAGCTGGTGAGGGCAATGAAGCAGACATTGAGGATGTGGAGGAgagtgaaaagaagaaaggag ggacagtggtgccatCGTGTTTTGTATACCCCGCCCTTCATCATGGGACAG CCCGGTTGACAGCAGAGATGATGAAAGACCCCAAAATATTGGCAGCTCTACAGTCTAAACTTGGTGTTCTGGCTGGCGCAAGTTCTGGTTACATTGAGAA TCTCCCGGCCTGTGTAAAGCGACGCATCAAGGCCCTCAAGAAGTTGCATGTTGAGTGTGCCAAGGTGGAGGCCCAGTTTCACATGGAGGTCTATGCACTCGAGTGCAAGTACTTCAAGCTGTACCAGCCCTTCTACGACAag AGGCACCAGATCACAATGGGCAAGGTGGAACCCACTGACGAGGAGTGCGACTTTCACACAGACTCTGACAAAGAGGAAGACGAGATTACG gaaggtgtgaagaaggcCGACATCAATGAGAAGGGAGATGAGAAGAAAGAAG AAACCGTGGTGGGCATTCCAGAGTTCTGGCTAACGACACTGAAGAACTTGGATCTTGTTGTAGACATGATTCAG GAGCATGATGAGGAGATCCTAAAGCACCTTATAGACATCAAGGTTCGCAACCTGGAGCCCCCAGGCCCCCCACTG GGCTTCGCGCTGGATTTCCACTTTGAGCCCAATGACTTCTTCTCCAACACAGTACTCACAAAAACATACGAAGTGAAGTGTGAAGTGGACGACAGTGACCCGCTCTCTTTTGAGGGACCAGACATTGTGAGCTGCAAGGG GTGCACGATCGACTGGAAGAAAGGCAAGAATGTGACAGTgaagaccctgaaaaagaagcagaAGCACAAGAGCAAGGGTACAGTGCGTTTTGTGACGAAGACTGTGCAGAAGGACTCGTTCTTCAACTTCTTCAGCCCACCCAGCGAGGCAGCTGGCGAGCAGCTGGACGAGGACACACAGGCACTGCTGGCTGCCGACTTTGAGATTGGCCACGTGCTCAAGGAGCGGGTTGTGCCCCGCGCCGTGCTCTACTTCACGGGGGAGGCCCTCCAGGAGGACGAG tatgatgaagatgaagaagataTGGATGATGAAGAGGATGATGATGACCAGAATGAGTTCCTTGATGAAGATGACGAAAACGACCCAGACTTCGTACCCAAG AGCACCAAGAAAGGGGAGCCTCCAGCAGAGTGCAAGCAGCAGTAA
- the LOC144128360 gene encoding nucleosome assembly protein 1-like 1-A isoform X11, whose protein sequence is MAEPAREPEAGEGNEADIEDVEESEKKKGARLTAEMMKDPKILAALQSKLGVLAGASSGYIENLPACVKRRIKALKKLHVECAKVEAQFHMEVYALECKYFKLYQPFYDKRHQITMGKVEPTDEECDFHTDSDKEEDEITEGVKKADINEKGDEKKEETVVGIPEFWLTTLKNLDLVVDMIQEHDEEILKHLIDIKVRNLEPPGPPLGFALDFHFEPNDFFSNTVLTKTYEVKCEVDDSDPLSFEGPDIVSCKGCTIDWKKGKNVTVKTLKKKQKHKSKGTVRFVTKTVQKDSFFNFFSPPSEAAGEQLDEDTQALLAADFEIGHVLKERVVPRAVLYFTGEALQEDEYDEDEEDMDDEEDDDDQNEFLDEDDENDPDFVPKSTKKGEPPAECKQQ, encoded by the exons ATGGCAGAGCCTGCTCG GGAACCGGAAGCTGGTGAGGGCAATGAAGCAGACATTGAGGATGTGGAGGAgagtgaaaagaagaaaggag CCCGGTTGACAGCAGAGATGATGAAAGACCCCAAAATATTGGCAGCTCTACAGTCTAAACTTGGTGTTCTGGCTGGCGCAAGTTCTGGTTACATTGAGAA TCTCCCGGCCTGTGTAAAGCGACGCATCAAGGCCCTCAAGAAGTTGCATGTTGAGTGTGCCAAGGTGGAGGCCCAGTTTCACATGGAGGTCTATGCACTCGAGTGCAAGTACTTCAAGCTGTACCAGCCCTTCTACGACAag AGGCACCAGATCACAATGGGCAAGGTGGAACCCACTGACGAGGAGTGCGACTTTCACACAGACTCTGACAAAGAGGAAGACGAGATTACG gaaggtgtgaagaaggcCGACATCAATGAGAAGGGAGATGAGAAGAAAGAAG AAACCGTGGTGGGCATTCCAGAGTTCTGGCTAACGACACTGAAGAACTTGGATCTTGTTGTAGACATGATTCAG GAGCATGATGAGGAGATCCTAAAGCACCTTATAGACATCAAGGTTCGCAACCTGGAGCCCCCAGGCCCCCCACTG GGCTTCGCGCTGGATTTCCACTTTGAGCCCAATGACTTCTTCTCCAACACAGTACTCACAAAAACATACGAAGTGAAGTGTGAAGTGGACGACAGTGACCCGCTCTCTTTTGAGGGACCAGACATTGTGAGCTGCAAGGG GTGCACGATCGACTGGAAGAAAGGCAAGAATGTGACAGTgaagaccctgaaaaagaagcagaAGCACAAGAGCAAGGGTACAGTGCGTTTTGTGACGAAGACTGTGCAGAAGGACTCGTTCTTCAACTTCTTCAGCCCACCCAGCGAGGCAGCTGGCGAGCAGCTGGACGAGGACACACAGGCACTGCTGGCTGCCGACTTTGAGATTGGCCACGTGCTCAAGGAGCGGGTTGTGCCCCGCGCCGTGCTCTACTTCACGGGGGAGGCCCTCCAGGAGGACGAG tatgatgaagatgaagaagataTGGATGATGAAGAGGATGATGATGACCAGAATGAGTTCCTTGATGAAGATGACGAAAACGACCCAGACTTCGTACCCAAG AGCACCAAGAAAGGGGAGCCTCCAGCAGAGTGCAAGCAGCAGTAA
- the LOC144128360 gene encoding nucleosome assembly protein 1-like 1-A isoform X1, giving the protein MNATAFFGTELIFTMAEPAREPEAGEGNEADIEDVEESEKKKGGELSASQTGTVVPSCFVYPALHHGTARLTAEMMKDPKILAALQSKLGVLAGASSGYIENLPACVKRRIKALKKLHVECAKVEAQFHMEVYALECKYFKLYQPFYDKRHQITMGKVEPTDEECDFHTDSDKEEDEITEGVKKADINEKGDEKKEETVVGIPEFWLTTLKNLDLVVDMIQEHDEEILKHLIDIKVRNLEPPGPPLGFALDFHFEPNDFFSNTVLTKTYEVKCEVDDSDPLSFEGPDIVSCKGCTIDWKKGKNVTVKTLKKKQKHKSKGTVRFVTKTVQKDSFFNFFSPPSEAAGEQLDEDTQALLAADFEIGHVLKERVVPRAVLYFTGEALQEDEYDEDEEDMDDEEDDDDQNEFLDEDDENDPDFVPKSTKKGEPPAECKQQ; this is encoded by the exons ATGAATGCTACTGCGTTCTTTGGGACGG AACTTATTTTCACGATGGCAGAGCCTGCTCG GGAACCGGAAGCTGGTGAGGGCAATGAAGCAGACATTGAGGATGTGGAGGAgagtgaaaagaagaaaggaggtgAGCTCTCTGCATCTCAGACCG ggacagtggtgccatCGTGTTTTGTATACCCCGCCCTTCATCATGGGACAG CCCGGTTGACAGCAGAGATGATGAAAGACCCCAAAATATTGGCAGCTCTACAGTCTAAACTTGGTGTTCTGGCTGGCGCAAGTTCTGGTTACATTGAGAA TCTCCCGGCCTGTGTAAAGCGACGCATCAAGGCCCTCAAGAAGTTGCATGTTGAGTGTGCCAAGGTGGAGGCCCAGTTTCACATGGAGGTCTATGCACTCGAGTGCAAGTACTTCAAGCTGTACCAGCCCTTCTACGACAag AGGCACCAGATCACAATGGGCAAGGTGGAACCCACTGACGAGGAGTGCGACTTTCACACAGACTCTGACAAAGAGGAAGACGAGATTACG gaaggtgtgaagaaggcCGACATCAATGAGAAGGGAGATGAGAAGAAAGAAG AAACCGTGGTGGGCATTCCAGAGTTCTGGCTAACGACACTGAAGAACTTGGATCTTGTTGTAGACATGATTCAG GAGCATGATGAGGAGATCCTAAAGCACCTTATAGACATCAAGGTTCGCAACCTGGAGCCCCCAGGCCCCCCACTG GGCTTCGCGCTGGATTTCCACTTTGAGCCCAATGACTTCTTCTCCAACACAGTACTCACAAAAACATACGAAGTGAAGTGTGAAGTGGACGACAGTGACCCGCTCTCTTTTGAGGGACCAGACATTGTGAGCTGCAAGGG GTGCACGATCGACTGGAAGAAAGGCAAGAATGTGACAGTgaagaccctgaaaaagaagcagaAGCACAAGAGCAAGGGTACAGTGCGTTTTGTGACGAAGACTGTGCAGAAGGACTCGTTCTTCAACTTCTTCAGCCCACCCAGCGAGGCAGCTGGCGAGCAGCTGGACGAGGACACACAGGCACTGCTGGCTGCCGACTTTGAGATTGGCCACGTGCTCAAGGAGCGGGTTGTGCCCCGCGCCGTGCTCTACTTCACGGGGGAGGCCCTCCAGGAGGACGAG tatgatgaagatgaagaagataTGGATGATGAAGAGGATGATGATGACCAGAATGAGTTCCTTGATGAAGATGACGAAAACGACCCAGACTTCGTACCCAAG AGCACCAAGAAAGGGGAGCCTCCAGCAGAGTGCAAGCAGCAGTAA
- the LOC144128360 gene encoding nucleosome assembly protein 1-like 1-A isoform X10, with protein sequence MAEPAREPEAGEGNEADIEDVEESEKKKGGELSASQTARLTAEMMKDPKILAALQSKLGVLAGASSGYIENLPACVKRRIKALKKLHVECAKVEAQFHMEVYALECKYFKLYQPFYDKRHQITMGKVEPTDEECDFHTDSDKEEDEITEGVKKADINEKGDEKKEETVVGIPEFWLTTLKNLDLVVDMIQEHDEEILKHLIDIKVRNLEPPGPPLGFALDFHFEPNDFFSNTVLTKTYEVKCEVDDSDPLSFEGPDIVSCKGCTIDWKKGKNVTVKTLKKKQKHKSKGTVRFVTKTVQKDSFFNFFSPPSEAAGEQLDEDTQALLAADFEIGHVLKERVVPRAVLYFTGEALQEDEYDEDEEDMDDEEDDDDQNEFLDEDDENDPDFVPKSTKKGEPPAECKQQ encoded by the exons ATGGCAGAGCCTGCTCG GGAACCGGAAGCTGGTGAGGGCAATGAAGCAGACATTGAGGATGTGGAGGAgagtgaaaagaagaaaggaggtgAGCTCTCTGCATCTCAGACCG CCCGGTTGACAGCAGAGATGATGAAAGACCCCAAAATATTGGCAGCTCTACAGTCTAAACTTGGTGTTCTGGCTGGCGCAAGTTCTGGTTACATTGAGAA TCTCCCGGCCTGTGTAAAGCGACGCATCAAGGCCCTCAAGAAGTTGCATGTTGAGTGTGCCAAGGTGGAGGCCCAGTTTCACATGGAGGTCTATGCACTCGAGTGCAAGTACTTCAAGCTGTACCAGCCCTTCTACGACAag AGGCACCAGATCACAATGGGCAAGGTGGAACCCACTGACGAGGAGTGCGACTTTCACACAGACTCTGACAAAGAGGAAGACGAGATTACG gaaggtgtgaagaaggcCGACATCAATGAGAAGGGAGATGAGAAGAAAGAAG AAACCGTGGTGGGCATTCCAGAGTTCTGGCTAACGACACTGAAGAACTTGGATCTTGTTGTAGACATGATTCAG GAGCATGATGAGGAGATCCTAAAGCACCTTATAGACATCAAGGTTCGCAACCTGGAGCCCCCAGGCCCCCCACTG GGCTTCGCGCTGGATTTCCACTTTGAGCCCAATGACTTCTTCTCCAACACAGTACTCACAAAAACATACGAAGTGAAGTGTGAAGTGGACGACAGTGACCCGCTCTCTTTTGAGGGACCAGACATTGTGAGCTGCAAGGG GTGCACGATCGACTGGAAGAAAGGCAAGAATGTGACAGTgaagaccctgaaaaagaagcagaAGCACAAGAGCAAGGGTACAGTGCGTTTTGTGACGAAGACTGTGCAGAAGGACTCGTTCTTCAACTTCTTCAGCCCACCCAGCGAGGCAGCTGGCGAGCAGCTGGACGAGGACACACAGGCACTGCTGGCTGCCGACTTTGAGATTGGCCACGTGCTCAAGGAGCGGGTTGTGCCCCGCGCCGTGCTCTACTTCACGGGGGAGGCCCTCCAGGAGGACGAG tatgatgaagatgaagaagataTGGATGATGAAGAGGATGATGATGACCAGAATGAGTTCCTTGATGAAGATGACGAAAACGACCCAGACTTCGTACCCAAG AGCACCAAGAAAGGGGAGCCTCCAGCAGAGTGCAAGCAGCAGTAA